The following proteins are co-located in the Labrys monachus genome:
- a CDS encoding autotransporter domain-containing protein: protein MGTAGQNNPLGTGSNGGTGGTGVAGTDGANGTDGTAGDAGIDGTTGYVITGSPSTPFSNTGTIDGTGGGGGGDGGNGGTGGAGGNGGNGGAGGSGGTGGLLFTGGNGGSGGNGAAGGNGGAGGIGGDGAAGGNGGDGLSSVLDGLTIDNSGSISGGAGGIGGAGGNAGNGGAGGTGGTGGTGGAGGVAGSGGNGGNAGNGGVGGVGGASGATAGVGGVGGNGGTGITVNQATINNTGGGTISGGAGGNGGVGGALGDGGAGGAGGNGGASGAAGTLSVLSASGTGGDAGAGGSGGAGGAGGTGGDTGGAGGAGGNGTSGGNGAAGKGGFIAVNGNPVTDGAGGDGGVGGSGGAGGVGGSGGSVGGAGGQGGTAGAGGSGGKGGNATVILVQGSDGGNGAAGGTGGSGGAGGTGDIGGSAGLGNTGGAGGSGGAAGNGGYLGKKGTAGTGAGKGGDGSGGTAGVSTGSPPPTVAAGNGGAGGVAISGDQLIINNDSTSTITGGKGGAAGGVGAVAGAGGAAIKGTNLTIVTSGTIAGGMSGDDTTRADAIDFTGGTNSLTLEAGYTLLGNVVGEAGTTNTLILGGDDNASFDVSKVGALNSAAQFQNFGAFEKTGDSTWTLTGTTTAVTPWTLDQGTLSVSDDGALGDVSGGLTFNGGTLEVTGTSFTSTTRSIIWGDGGGGFDIDDAGNTFTVSQTLTGIGGLTKSGAGTLVLSGADTYTGATTVSAGTLKGGAANAFSAASATTVAGGATLDLGGFGQAIGSLAGAGTVTNSGGAAAALTAGGDDSSTTFSGVIEDGTSATALTKTGTGTLTLNGVSTYTGATTVSAGKLVVGDDASSGASLASIVTVQDGAALGGKGSIGGLVVESGGTVAPGNSIGTLTVNGNVVFDAGSIYDVEADPASGDSDLIHATGTATLNGGSVLHLGLGGNYQALQTYTILEADSGVTGTFDTISSNYAFIDPILGYTPDSVTMTLARNDVSFASVAQTRNEAATGAAVDSLPPGTNAVWNAVAVLDAAGARHAFNQLSGEVHASLAGQMIEDSRFVREAALDRLRDAFCATGFGASPARPDAGGITAGAGCEANPGRFTAWGHAFGAWGHAGTDGNAASSSRSIGGFVAGLDAPIFDDWRAGLLAGYSQSNVDVDARGSSATSDDYTLGLYGGRQWGALALRLGGAYTWHDIDTSRTVAFDGFAGYPQASYHAATAQAFGELGYRLTSGGIGLEPFANLAYVNQHVDGFTEEGSAAALTASGRNEGVTFSTLGFHLAGTFETGGLPVTAKATLGWRHAYGETTPTSLFAFSGGSSAFEVAGLPVTRDAAIVDAGLDVHLTPSTTLGVSYGGQFGRRTIDQSAKGTLTVNF from the coding sequence GTGGGAACCGCGGGTCAGAACAACCCCCTCGGAACGGGATCGAATGGCGGCACCGGGGGCACCGGCGTGGCGGGCACGGATGGCGCCAACGGTACGGATGGTACCGCCGGCGATGCCGGCATCGACGGCACGACGGGATATGTGATCACGGGCTCCCCCTCCACGCCCTTCAGCAACACGGGCACGATCGACGGCACGGGCGGCGGCGGCGGCGGCGATGGCGGCAATGGCGGCACGGGTGGCGCCGGTGGTAATGGCGGCAACGGTGGCGCCGGCGGAAGCGGCGGCACGGGTGGTCTTCTCTTCACCGGCGGCAATGGCGGCAGTGGCGGCAATGGTGCCGCAGGCGGCAATGGCGGTGCCGGCGGCATTGGCGGCGACGGCGCCGCGGGCGGCAATGGCGGCGACGGCCTGTCGTCGGTGCTGGACGGCCTGACGATCGACAACAGCGGCAGCATTTCCGGCGGAGCCGGCGGTATTGGCGGAGCCGGCGGCAATGCGGGCAATGGCGGTGCCGGTGGTACTGGCGGCACCGGCGGGACGGGCGGAGCGGGCGGGGTGGCCGGCTCCGGCGGCAATGGCGGCAATGCCGGCAATGGCGGCGTCGGCGGCGTAGGGGGTGCCTCCGGTGCAACAGCGGGCGTGGGCGGCGTCGGCGGCAATGGCGGCACCGGCATCACCGTCAATCAGGCGACGATCAACAACACGGGTGGCGGCACGATCAGCGGCGGTGCCGGCGGCAATGGCGGCGTCGGCGGTGCGCTGGGCGATGGCGGCGCCGGTGGTGCCGGTGGCAATGGCGGCGCCAGCGGTGCCGCGGGCACGTTGAGTGTCCTGTCGGCGTCGGGCACCGGTGGCGATGCGGGGGCTGGCGGCTCCGGCGGGGCTGGCGGAGCCGGCGGCACCGGTGGCGACACCGGCGGCGCGGGCGGCGCCGGTGGCAACGGCACGTCCGGAGGCAACGGCGCCGCCGGCAAGGGCGGCTTCATCGCGGTAAACGGCAATCCGGTTACCGACGGCGCCGGCGGCGATGGCGGTGTGGGCGGCAGTGGCGGAGCCGGCGGCGTAGGCGGCAGCGGCGGCTCGGTGGGTGGTGCCGGCGGTCAGGGCGGCACGGCCGGCGCGGGCGGCAGTGGCGGAAAGGGCGGCAACGCCACCGTTATTCTCGTCCAGGGATCGGATGGCGGCAATGGCGCCGCCGGCGGCACCGGCGGGAGCGGCGGCGCTGGCGGCACGGGCGATATCGGAGGCAGCGCCGGTCTCGGCAATACGGGCGGAGCCGGTGGCTCCGGCGGCGCCGCCGGCAATGGCGGCTACCTCGGCAAGAAGGGAACGGCGGGAACCGGCGCCGGCAAGGGAGGAGACGGCTCCGGCGGTACGGCGGGGGTGAGCACCGGCTCTCCGCCGCCCACCGTCGCAGCCGGCAATGGCGGCGCTGGCGGTGTCGCGATCTCGGGTGACCAGCTGATCATCAACAATGACAGCACCAGCACGATCACGGGCGGCAAGGGTGGTGCGGCCGGCGGAGTCGGCGCCGTGGCCGGCGCCGGCGGTGCGGCCATCAAGGGCACGAACCTCACCATCGTCACGAGCGGCACCATCGCCGGCGGCATGTCCGGCGACGACACGACGCGCGCCGATGCGATCGATTTCACCGGCGGCACCAACAGCCTGACGCTGGAGGCGGGTTATACGCTCCTCGGCAATGTCGTAGGGGAAGCCGGCACGACGAACACATTGATACTCGGCGGCGATGACAATGCCAGCTTCGACGTTTCGAAGGTGGGAGCCCTGAATTCCGCGGCGCAGTTTCAAAATTTCGGCGCGTTCGAGAAGACCGGCGACAGCACCTGGACGCTGACCGGCACGACCACGGCCGTCACGCCGTGGACGCTCGACCAGGGCACGCTCTCCGTCTCGGACGACGGGGCGCTCGGCGATGTCTCGGGCGGGCTGACCTTCAACGGCGGCACGCTGGAGGTGACCGGCACGAGCTTCACCTCGACGACCCGCAGCATCATTTGGGGTGACGGAGGTGGCGGCTTCGACATCGACGACGCCGGCAACACCTTCACCGTCAGCCAGACCCTGACCGGCATCGGCGGCCTGACCAAGAGCGGCGCCGGCACGCTGGTGCTGTCGGGCGCCGACACCTATACGGGGGCGACGACGGTTTCGGCCGGCACGCTGAAGGGCGGGGCGGCCAACGCCTTCAGCGCGGCGAGCGCGACGACCGTCGCCGGCGGCGCGACGCTCGATCTCGGCGGCTTCGGCCAGGCGATCGGCTCGCTGGCCGGCGCCGGCACGGTGACCAACAGCGGCGGCGCGGCCGCGGCCCTCACCGCCGGCGGCGATGATAGCTCCACCACCTTCTCGGGCGTGATCGAGGACGGCACGAGCGCGACCGCCCTGACCAAGACCGGCACCGGCACGCTGACGCTCAACGGCGTCAGCACCTATACGGGTGCGACCACGGTCTCGGCCGGCAAGCTGGTGGTCGGCGACGATGCCTCCTCCGGCGCCAGCCTGGCCAGTATCGTCACGGTGCAGGACGGCGCGGCGCTGGGCGGCAAGGGCTCGATCGGCGGCCTCGTGGTCGAGAGCGGCGGCACCGTCGCGCCCGGCAATTCGATCGGCACCCTCACCGTCAACGGCAATGTCGTGTTCGACGCCGGCTCGATCTACGACGTCGAGGCCGATCCGGCCAGCGGCGACAGCGACCTCATCCATGCCACCGGCACGGCGACCCTCAATGGCGGCTCGGTGCTGCATCTCGGCCTCGGCGGCAACTACCAGGCGCTGCAGACCTACACCATCCTGGAGGCCGACAGCGGCGTCACCGGCACCTTCGACACGATCAGCTCCAACTACGCCTTCATCGATCCGATCCTCGGCTATACCCCCGACAGCGTGACGATGACGCTCGCCCGCAACGACGTCTCCTTCGCTTCGGTGGCGCAGACGCGCAACGAGGCGGCGACGGGCGCGGCGGTCGACAGCCTGCCGCCGGGGACCAACGCGGTGTGGAACGCCGTCGCCGTGCTCGATGCCGCCGGGGCGCGGCACGCCTTCAACCAGCTTTCCGGCGAGGTGCATGCCTCGCTCGCCGGGCAGATGATCGAGGACAGCCGCTTCGTGCGCGAGGCCGCCCTCGACCGGCTGCGCGACGCCTTCTGCGCCACCGGCTTCGGCGCCAGCCCCGCCCGGCCGGATGCCGGCGGCATCACCGCCGGCGCCGGCTGCGAGGCCAATCCCGGCCGCTTCACCGCCTGGGGCCATGCCTTCGGCGCCTGGGGCCATGCCGGCACCGACGGCAATGCCGCCTCATCCTCGCGCTCGATCGGCGGCTTCGTCGCCGGCCTCGATGCGCCGATCTTCGACGACTGGCGCGCCGGCCTGCTGGCGGGCTACAGCCAGTCGAATGTCGACGTCGACGCCAGAGGCTCCTCGGCCACCAGCGACGATTATACGCTCGGCCTCTATGGCGGCAGGCAATGGGGCGCGCTCGCCCTCCGGCTCGGCGGCGCCTATACCTGGCACGACATCGACACCAGCCGCACGGTGGCCTTCGACGGCTTCGCCGGCTATCCGCAGGCGAGCTACCATGCCGCCACGGCGCAGGCCTTCGGCGAACTCGGCTACCGGCTGACCAGCGGCGGCATCGGGCTCGAGCCCTTCGCCAACCTCGCTTACGTCAACCAGCATGTCGACGGCTTCACCGAGGAAGGCAGCGCCGCCGCGCTCACCGCGTCCGGCCGCAACGAGGGGGTGACCTTCTCCACCCTCGGCTTCCACCTCGCCGGCACCTTCGAGACCGGAGGCCTGCCGGTCACCGCCAAGGCGACGCTCGGCTGGCGCCATGCCTATGGCGAGACCACGCCGACCTCGCTGTTCGCCTTCTCCGGCGGCAGCAGCGCCTTCGAGGTCGCCGGCCTGCCGGTCACCCGCGATGCCGCCATCGTCGATGCCGGCCTCGACGTCCACCTCACGCCGAGCACCACCCTAGGCGTCAGCTATGGCGGCCAGTTCGGGCGCCGGACCATCGACCAGAGCGCGAAGGGCACCCTCACGGTGAACTTCTAA
- a CDS encoding NIPSNAP family protein, with amino-acid sequence MIYEMRTYRLKTGMMPAYLRLVEDEGIGLQKSHLGTLVGYFFSEIGVLNEIVHVWAYASLDDREARRSALAADPRWQAFAPKIQACIETMENKILKPAAFSPLA; translated from the coding sequence ATGATCTACGAGATGCGCACCTACCGCCTGAAGACCGGCATGATGCCGGCCTATCTCAGGCTCGTCGAGGACGAGGGCATCGGCCTGCAGAAGAGCCATCTCGGCACCCTCGTCGGCTATTTCTTTTCCGAGATCGGGGTCCTCAACGAGATCGTGCATGTCTGGGCCTATGCCAGCCTCGACGACCGCGAGGCCCGCCGCAGCGCGCTGGCCGCCGATCCGCGCTGGCAGGCCTTCGCGCCGAAGATCCAGGCCTGCATCGAGACGATGGAGAACAAGATACTCAAACCGGCGGCTTTCTCGCCGCTCGCCTGA
- a CDS encoding ABC transporter ATP-binding protein, which yields MTTPFLSIRSITKSYGTATAVQDVSLDIAKGEFVTFLGPSGSGKSTTLYVIAGFQEPSAGDVLLAGSSLLPVPSNKRNIGMVFQRYTLFPHLSVAGNVAFPLAVRRRPRAEIDARVAAMLRLVRLEPYADRMPAQLSGGQQQRVALARALAYDPPLLLMDEPLSALDKKLREEIQFEIKRIHNEMGVTILYVTHDQEEALRLSDRIALFNHGRIEQIGSGRDLYDAPATRFAAGFIGDSNFLPGRVTRVEGAEIEAVLPDGTLLKGLPASGRRAGEAIAIMVRPDHLAIAGDGEEGPGMVLPATIVDTTFLGDAIHLQAKTGWGEGVSVRIACNTLAGGLPDHPGPIRLRWAARSSRVYPAAGG from the coding sequence ATGACGACGCCCTTCCTCTCGATCCGCAGCATCACCAAGAGCTACGGCACCGCCACCGCGGTCCAGGATGTATCGCTGGACATCGCCAAGGGGGAGTTCGTCACCTTTCTCGGCCCCTCCGGCTCGGGCAAGAGCACCACGCTCTACGTCATCGCCGGCTTCCAGGAGCCCTCGGCGGGCGACGTGCTGCTGGCCGGCAGCTCGCTGCTGCCGGTGCCGTCCAACAAGCGCAATATCGGCATGGTGTTCCAGCGCTACACGCTGTTCCCGCATCTGAGCGTGGCCGGCAACGTCGCCTTTCCGCTCGCCGTGCGCCGGCGGCCGCGGGCCGAGATCGACGCGCGGGTGGCGGCGATGCTCAGGCTGGTGCGGCTGGAGCCCTATGCCGACCGCATGCCGGCCCAGCTCTCCGGCGGCCAGCAGCAGCGCGTGGCGCTGGCGCGGGCGCTCGCCTACGATCCGCCCCTCCTGCTGATGGACGAGCCGCTCTCGGCCCTCGACAAGAAATTGCGCGAGGAGATCCAGTTCGAGATCAAGCGGATCCACAACGAGATGGGCGTGACCATTCTCTACGTCACCCATGACCAGGAAGAGGCGCTGCGGCTTTCCGACCGCATCGCGCTGTTCAACCATGGCCGCATCGAGCAGATCGGCTCGGGCCGCGACCTCTACGACGCGCCCGCCACGCGCTTCGCCGCCGGCTTCATCGGGGATTCCAACTTCCTGCCGGGCAGGGTCACCCGGGTGGAGGGCGCGGAGATCGAGGCGGTGCTGCCGGACGGAACGCTCCTAAAGGGCCTGCCGGCATCCGGCCGGCGCGCCGGCGAGGCCATCGCCATCATGGTGCGGCCCGACCATCTGGCGATCGCCGGCGATGGCGAAGAGGGGCCCGGGATGGTGCTGCCCGCGACCATCGTCGACACCACCTTCCTCGGCGACGCCATTCACCTGCAGGCGAAGACCGGCTGGGGCGAAGGCGTCTCGGTGCGCATCGCCTGCAACACCCTGGCCGGCGGCCTGCCCGACCATCCCGGCCCGATCCGATTGCGGTGGGCGGCCCGATCCTCGCGCGTCTACCCCGCCGCCGGGGGCTGA
- a CDS encoding aldehyde dehydrogenase, whose amino-acid sequence MPRFPLYIDGAFVEAAETFESLDPSTGRAWALMPAAGEADVNRAVAAAERAFHDPSWAELTATQRGRLLTRLGDLVARHAGRLAELETRDTGKIIRETTAQIGYVADYYRYFGGLADKVEGAHLPIDKPDMEVFLRREPIGVVAAIVPWNSQLFLSAVKLGPALAAGCTVVLKASEDGPAPLLEFARLVHEAGFPKGVVNIITGFGEPAGRVLTSHPAVSRVAFTGGPDTARHILRNTAENLAHTTLELGGKSPVIVFADADLESVSNAIIAGIFAASGQSCVAGSRLYVERAAHDRLVDILKAKAARIRIGDPQDQASEMGPLATRRQYEHIEAVLARSVAEGATIVQGGRRPAGLPEGWYFEPTIVLAAGNGIPCVAEELFGPVLSVVAFDDEPQAVALANDTRFGLASGIFTTNLTRAHRLIRRLRAGIVWVNTYRAVSPIVPFGGYGRSGLGREGGAESILDYTRTKAVWIRTSDDPIPDPFVMR is encoded by the coding sequence CTGCCTCGCTTCCCGCTCTATATCGACGGCGCCTTCGTCGAGGCCGCCGAGACCTTCGAGAGCCTCGATCCCTCGACGGGCAGGGCCTGGGCCCTGATGCCGGCGGCCGGGGAGGCGGATGTGAATCGGGCCGTCGCGGCGGCCGAACGGGCATTCCACGATCCGTCCTGGGCCGAGCTGACGGCGACGCAGCGCGGCAGGCTCCTGACCCGGCTCGGCGACCTCGTCGCCCGCCATGCCGGGCGCCTGGCGGAGCTGGAGACGCGCGATACCGGCAAGATCATCCGCGAGACCACGGCCCAGATCGGCTATGTCGCGGACTATTACCGCTATTTCGGCGGGCTGGCCGACAAGGTCGAAGGCGCGCATCTGCCGATCGACAAGCCCGACATGGAAGTGTTCCTGCGGCGCGAGCCGATCGGCGTCGTCGCCGCCATCGTGCCGTGGAACTCGCAGCTCTTCCTCTCCGCCGTGAAGCTCGGGCCGGCGCTGGCGGCCGGCTGCACGGTGGTGCTGAAGGCCTCCGAGGACGGGCCGGCGCCGCTGCTCGAATTCGCGCGGCTGGTGCACGAGGCCGGCTTCCCCAAGGGCGTGGTCAACATCATCACCGGCTTCGGCGAACCGGCGGGCCGGGTCCTGACCAGCCATCCCGCGGTCTCGCGCGTGGCCTTCACCGGCGGGCCGGACACCGCCCGCCACATCCTGCGCAACACCGCCGAAAACCTCGCCCACACCACGCTGGAGCTCGGCGGCAAGTCGCCGGTGATCGTCTTCGCCGACGCCGACCTCGAAAGCGTCTCCAACGCCATCATCGCCGGCATCTTCGCCGCCAGCGGCCAGAGCTGCGTCGCCGGCTCGCGCCTCTATGTCGAGCGGGCCGCGCATGACCGGCTGGTCGACATCCTCAAGGCCAAGGCCGCGCGCATCCGCATCGGCGACCCGCAGGACCAGGCGAGCGAGATGGGACCGCTGGCGACGCGGCGCCAATATGAACATATCGAGGCGGTCCTGGCCCGCAGCGTTGCCGAGGGCGCCACCATCGTGCAGGGCGGCCGCCGCCCGGCCGGACTGCCCGAGGGCTGGTATTTCGAGCCGACCATCGTGCTGGCCGCCGGCAACGGCATCCCGTGCGTCGCCGAGGAACTGTTCGGGCCGGTCCTCAGCGTCGTCGCCTTCGACGACGAGCCGCAGGCGGTGGCGCTCGCCAACGATACCCGCTTCGGCCTCGCCTCCGGCATCTTCACCACGAACCTGACGCGCGCCCATCGGCTGATCCGTCGGCTCAGGGCCGGCATCGTCTGGGTCAACACCTACAGGGCGGTGTCGCCCATCGTGCCCTTCGGCGGCTATGGCCGCTCGGGCCTGGGGCGCGAGGGCGGGGCGGAATCGATCCTCGACTACACGCGGACCAAGGCGGTGTGGATCCGCACCTCCGACGATCCGATTCCCGATCCCTTCGTGATGCGCTGA
- a CDS encoding ABC transporter permease: protein MLLDFNRLGWIRYLLIASGVLVGIFLLLPIVLIVALSFGSSQWLQFPPPAWTLKWYRQLFADPDWIASFVASLEVAVTVTVLSTLLGFMASIGLTRGRFPGRGFLRALFLTPMILPVVVLAVALYALFLRLHLNGTFAGFVIAHLVVALPFAVISISNALERFDTAIEDAAVLCGAGRLEAMMRVTVPAIHLGLFGAAIFSFLASWDEVVVAVFMASPDLQTLPVRIFATLRQDLSPVIAAASALLVGATALMMLLATFLGKDKTS from the coding sequence ATGCTGCTCGATTTCAACCGCCTGGGCTGGATACGCTATCTGCTGATCGCCAGCGGCGTCCTCGTCGGCATCTTCCTGCTGCTGCCGATCGTGCTGATCGTCGCCCTGTCCTTCGGCTCCTCGCAATGGCTGCAATTCCCGCCGCCGGCCTGGACGCTGAAATGGTACCGCCAGCTCTTCGCCGATCCGGACTGGATCGCCTCCTTCGTCGCCAGCCTCGAGGTCGCGGTCACCGTCACCGTGCTGTCGACCCTGCTCGGCTTCATGGCCTCGATCGGCCTGACGCGCGGGCGCTTCCCTGGCCGCGGCTTCCTGCGGGCACTGTTCCTGACCCCGATGATCCTGCCGGTGGTGGTGCTGGCGGTGGCGCTCTACGCCTTGTTCCTGCGGCTGCATCTGAACGGCACCTTCGCCGGCTTCGTCATCGCCCATCTGGTGGTGGCGCTGCCCTTCGCCGTCATCTCGATCTCGAATGCGCTGGAGCGCTTCGACACCGCCATCGAGGATGCGGCCGTGCTGTGCGGCGCCGGCAGGCTGGAAGCGATGATGCGCGTCACCGTGCCCGCCATCCATCTCGGCCTGTTCGGCGCGGCGATCTTCTCCTTCCTCGCCTCCTGGGACGAAGTGGTGGTCGCCGTCTTCATGGCGAGCCCCGATCTGCAGACCCTGCCGGTGCGGATCTTCGCGACGCTCCGGCAGGACCTTTCGCCGGTGATCGCCGCCGCTTCCGCCCTGCTCGTCGGGGCCACCGCCCTGATGATGCTGCTCGCCACCTTCCTGGGCAAGGACAAGACCTCATGA
- a CDS encoding ABC transporter permease, translated as MTAVPTIADRKPVPRSRRTSGLGPVVPALAFLLLFFVVPVLALLLRSLLEPQPGLQNYAEIFGSTTYLRVFANTFLVAAIVTAVTLVLAFPVAWLLAIAPHRWSRLLFAVIVLSMWTNLLARTYAWMVLLQRTGIINKMLMQLGLIAQPLPLINNLAGVTIGMTYIMLPFMILTLHATMRSLDPSIFRAASLCGASRWQVFARVFLPLVGSGVAAGVLMVFVMSLGYFVTPALLGGTSNMMLAELIAQLVQSLLNWGLAGAAAVVLLVVCLGIYAVQYRYFGFGTAGR; from the coding sequence ATGACCGCAGTCCCGACCATCGCCGATCGTAAGCCCGTCCCGCGCAGCCGGCGGACGTCGGGGCTCGGTCCGGTGGTGCCGGCGCTGGCCTTCCTCCTGCTCTTCTTCGTGGTGCCGGTGCTGGCGCTACTGCTCAGGAGCCTCCTCGAACCGCAGCCCGGCCTGCAGAATTATGCCGAGATCTTCGGCTCGACGACCTATCTGCGCGTCTTCGCCAACACCTTCCTGGTGGCCGCCATCGTCACCGCCGTGACCCTCGTCCTCGCCTTCCCGGTGGCCTGGCTGCTCGCCATCGCGCCGCACCGCTGGTCGCGCCTGCTGTTCGCCGTCATCGTCCTGTCGATGTGGACGAACCTGCTCGCCCGCACCTATGCCTGGATGGTGCTGCTGCAGCGCACCGGCATCATCAACAAGATGCTGATGCAGCTCGGGCTGATCGCCCAGCCGCTGCCGCTGATCAACAACCTCGCGGGCGTGACCATCGGCATGACCTATATCATGCTGCCCTTCATGATCCTGACGCTGCACGCCACCATGCGCAGCCTCGATCCGTCCATCTTCCGGGCCGCCTCGCTGTGCGGGGCGAGCCGCTGGCAGGTCTTCGCCCGGGTGTTCCTGCCGCTGGTCGGCTCGGGCGTGGCGGCCGGCGTGCTGATGGTGTTCGTGATGTCGCTCGGCTATTTCGTCACGCCGGCGCTGCTGGGAGGCACGTCGAACATGATGCTGGCCGAGCTGATCGCCCAGCTCGTGCAATCCCTGCTGAACTGGGGCCTGGCCGGCGCCGCCGCCGTGGTGCTGCTGGTGGTGTGCCTCGGCATCTATGCCGTCCAGTACCGTTATTTCGGCTTCGGCACGGCGGGGAGGTGA
- a CDS encoding ABC transporter substrate-binding protein codes for MSRIVAGGLAALSIALLGAGAARADGSMVFTSWGGTTQDAQKKAWAEPFAAATGITVKQDGPTDYGKLKAMVDSGNVDWDVVDVEGDFAVAAAKAGLLEPIDFAVVPKGDLDPRFVTDHSVGSFYYSFVLGFNKDALGGKEPKSWADLFDTAAFPGKRTFYKWSAPGVLEIALLADGVAPDKLYPLDLDRAFKKLDTIKSDIVWWGGGAQSQQLLASGEAPIGMFWNGRIFAIQADNPNVGLSWNQNLTAADVLVVPKGAKHKDIAMKFLAEATSAKGQADMASATNYAPTNVKAAALMDAKAAATLPDKFTASQINLDMNYWAEHRDEIAKRWYDWQVK; via the coding sequence ATGAGCAGGATCGTCGCGGGCGGCCTCGCCGCCCTCTCCATCGCCTTGCTGGGCGCCGGCGCCGCCCGCGCCGACGGCAGCATGGTGTTCACCAGCTGGGGCGGCACCACGCAGGATGCCCAGAAGAAGGCCTGGGCCGAGCCCTTCGCCGCCGCCACCGGCATCACCGTCAAGCAGGACGGCCCCACCGACTACGGCAAGCTCAAGGCCATGGTCGACAGCGGCAACGTCGACTGGGACGTCGTCGACGTCGAGGGCGATTTCGCCGTGGCCGCCGCCAAGGCCGGCCTGCTGGAGCCGATCGACTTCGCCGTCGTCCCGAAGGGCGATCTCGATCCGCGCTTCGTCACCGACCACTCGGTCGGCAGCTTCTATTATTCCTTCGTGCTGGGCTTCAACAAGGACGCCCTCGGCGGCAAGGAGCCCAAGAGCTGGGCCGATCTCTTCGACACCGCGGCCTTCCCGGGCAAGCGCACCTTCTACAAATGGTCGGCCCCCGGCGTGCTGGAGATCGCCCTGCTCGCCGACGGCGTGGCGCCCGACAAGCTCTATCCGCTCGATCTCGACCGCGCCTTCAAGAAGCTCGACACCATCAAGTCGGATATCGTGTGGTGGGGCGGCGGCGCCCAGTCGCAGCAATTGCTGGCCTCCGGCGAGGCGCCGATCGGCATGTTCTGGAACGGCCGCATCTTCGCCATCCAGGCCGACAATCCCAATGTCGGCCTGTCCTGGAACCAGAACCTCACCGCGGCCGACGTGCTGGTGGTGCCGAAGGGCGCCAAGCACAAGGACATCGCCATGAAGTTCCTGGCCGAGGCCACCAGCGCCAAGGGTCAGGCCGACATGGCGTCGGCGACCAACTACGCCCCCACCAACGTCAAGGCGGCGGCGCTGATGGATGCCAAGGCCGCGGCGACGCTGCCCGACAAGTTCACCGCCTCGCAGATCAATCTCGACATGAACTACTGGGCCGAGCATCGCGACGAGATCGCCAAGCGCTGGTATGACTGGCAGGTGAAATAG